atatagagTTAGGTTTCATGAAGAACACTTTAATTGGTAAACACTTGAGAACAGTTCActtttcttatattttttttatcacTTATTTAAAATGTATATGTTAtgttaattaaaataaaaatttgtaGACAGATAAAAAAAATATGAGAAATTTTTTAGAAACATATACATATGTTATGCACAAATCACAGAACACTATActtataaatttaatattttatagtaACCATTacaatatttattaaaattttgacGTGTTatgtaaaattaaaatttatttataacAATTTTTGATGTAACTCaagaaaaaaaatgatttttttttggGAACACATAAAACATAATTACAGAATATAATAATTTTTCgagaaagtagttcttatttgAGCCTAATCCTATTTATATAATGGCTATTTGATTTTTTTAATCACATAATATCTGTAATCTTGTATGTTACCTTGGCAAGTTTTTAAAGGTGACACAGCAGAAATTGCATAAGTTATTAGGattgagcaaaaccgaaccgaaaccgaaaaaccgaatcGAACCGTATAATTTCGGTTCAATTTGGTTTGagttttttcaaaaaaattggtTAATCCGGTTTTTCGGTTTAAACCGAAATAATATCGGTTAGGTTCGGTTTGTCAAAAAAATATTTCGGTTTAACCGAATTAACCGAATTATCcatacatatattttttaattaaattatatatataatatagtaaTTAAATAAGAGTGCAGGAAATTAACTTTTGTGTTTGTATTTGTGAATAACTGAATCATAGAACACATTAAGTAGTCACTACAGTTTGTAAACAAAAATTTAATGGTCGTGACCGAATTCAATTctcatatttttaattttaaaataacaaTTTTGTTTTAATTTCCTTTTTATTAAGCTGCGTAAATTAtcttgtttttaaaaaaaaaataattttgaagtGACTATAAGAACTAATGTGCAACTTTATTTGTGTtgcaaaaataattttttaaaatatttcggTTTTCATaaaccgaaccgaattaaccgaaataattcggttcggttttcggtTCGGTTTATGTGTCAAATCGGTTCAGTTCGGTTACAAAAAATTTATCAATTCGGTTTTCGGTTAATTTGGTtcgaccgaaccgaccgaatgctcagccttATAAATTATCACATGGCAGGAGTGAAGTAAAGTCCAACTCAAATTGAAAAAGTCCGGTGCTGCGGACAAATCCAACAGTGATCCAAATATTTAAATTTGAGATAGATTATTCAACAGTGATCTAAATTTGGATCAATCTAAATTTGGAtcatttaatttattataaaataatagttttgttatttgtagtttatgaggttttaaattaatttttgattttttaattatataattaataatagAATATAATTAATggttaacaaaatttatttttaaactaaaacttaaaataatgagaaaacataattttattaaaatttaaatagaaGTACATTGAAGAGTCAGAAGTGACGGATTCAGAAATTGAGAATATTCCAATCGATAAATATACTCGATTCCAAGAATTTCTGAACCGctttacaaaaattaaaaaaataaagagACACATATTGCACTTAGAGATACATTAGTTAAACATTTGTGGGAACAATATACTAATTCAGAAAATTAATGTGTGTCAATAATATTTTGTATGTTAGTTATTGCAATGAATGTGATTTTCGTGAATTAAgtgcacaattttaatatttttatgtatattaattttttttgatttaattaatttatgaaatgttatatatattgttaataattattaaatgataaatttaaaattaaattgcttaaaataatatttatatattattatatgtaaaaaaatataatttagaTCAAATATGTGGATCACACTGTTGGAGTTCGTGAGAAATTTGAATCAGTATTTGAATCAgttggtgatccaaatttggatttttgaaTTACAACTATTGGAGATTGCCTAAGTGAACGGTTATTCTCTCGTTATTTAGTGATTAAAAAAATATAAGAAGAATGAGTATTTGTACACGATGCCTGGATATTGTGCAACACATTTTTTTAACCGGTTTTGCAACTGAAACCAAACCCATATAAACTGATCCGGAGTTTTTAAAACTGAAACGGATCTGATGGGTCGGTTGcggtttttaattttaaaaaccgaAAATTTCCAGTTCCGGTTCCAGTTTAATCTGAAAACTGAATCGATATGAGGTTTGCTCCCCTAGTAAAATCAATATGgattaaaaaatatattagaaaTTAAAGTAAATGATTTATATATAAATGTGTTGTTGAAAGAATTTTAAATAAATACTATAAAGTAGAGGTGCATTAAGTCGAGAAAAGTAAAGTGGTTCATGTAAAATACAAAGGGGAAATGTCGGCTATACTAACAGAGGCTAAATACGTGTGCTGAAAACATGAAATATTAAAAAAGAGAGGGATTAAAAAATTTCCAACATGATAAACCAACTACATATACAAGTTTAATTAATTTCGACAAGTAGCCTTGCTAGAAACAATATTGAAGCAAACATAGCAGAGAGAACAGGAAAAACATTGTAGAAAAATGGAGTATGATGATGACTCCGGTTCCTCATCAACAACACATGTTGTTCTTTTCCCGTTCATGGCAAAAGGCCATACCATTCCTCTTCTTCAGCTAGCCCGTCTCATCCTTGCCCGCGGCGCAGCCGTTACTATCTTCACCACCCCTGCAAACCATCTCTTCATTTCCACCAACACTGCAGCCTCGATCATTACCTTACCATTCCCCAAAAACATACATGGCATTCCTGAAGGCGTCGAGAGCACCGACAAACTCCCGTCTATGTCACTCTTTGTACCGTTTGTCACTTGCACCAAATTAATGAAACCACATTTTGAAGAAGCCTTAGGAGGTTTAGCTGATGTAACTTTTATGGTCACCGACGGTTTTTTAGGCTGGACACTTGACTCTGCCAATAAATTTGGAATCCCCCGGCTGGCAACTTATGGTTTTAATGCTTTCGCTACCGCTATACATCGATCTCTAGAAGCCTGTAGAGTACTCTTTGAGGTCCAATCAGATGATGAATTGTTTGATGTTCCAGATTTTCCATGGATTAAACTCACAAGAAATGATTTCAATTCGCCTATGAAAGATCCAGAACCAGAAGGTCCTCACTTTGAGTTTCTCAAGGAGATGCTCACTGCGACTAGTAATAGCTACGGCCTTATAGTAAACAGTTTCTATGAGCTGGAGCCCAAGTTCATTGAATACTTGAATAGTAAAAGTCAGCCAAAAGCATGGTCTATTGGACCTCTTTGTTTTGCACAACCACCAAAAACTACGATAACCAGCCAAAAGACTCCTTATTTGAAGTGGCTTGATGAGAAATTAGAGAATGGTAGAAGCTCAGTCCTTTATGTGGCGTTTGGATCGCAGGCAGATATATCGAAAGAGCAGCTTCACGAAATTAAGAAAGGGCTGGAAAATTCAGGAGTAAATTTTCTGTGGGTGGTGGGGAATAATGGAAAAGAAGTGGATAATGAGTTTGAAAGAAGAGTAAAGGGTAGAGGACTAGTGGTGAGAGACTGGGTTGATCAGATGGCGATATTAAAACATGAAAGTGTAAAGGGCTTTCTGAGTCACTGCGGTTGGAACTCAGTGTTGGAGAGTATTTGTGCAAAGGTACCGATATTGGGGTGGCCAATGATGGCAGAGCAGCCACTGAATACGAGGATGGTGGTAGAGGAGATAAAGATCGGGTTAAGGGTGGAAACATGTGATGGAACAGTGAGAGGGTTTGTTAAGTGGGAAGGATTAGACAAGATGGTGAAGGAATTAATGGAGGGGGAGTTGGGGAAGGTGGTAAGGAAAAATGTGGAGGAAATTGGGGATGCCGCTGCTAAGGCTGTACTTGAAGAAGGGGGATCATCTTCGAAGACTTTAGATGATCTCATCGAGGACATCCATGCATTCAGGAAGAAGAAATCTGTGTGAGACTATCACACGTCAGGCATTAAATTTATGTATTAAGCTATGTTTTTATTCAATAACACTTGTAGCTAGTTTGAAATGAATCCAGTGCCACTCAGAGGCCAGAGGCAGATCTAGCAGGGTCAGAAGTCCAAGTAATATCTTTCTTTTCACGTAATTGGAGTAAAATTGTGTTTTGATTCCCTATATCTTAGGTAATCGTTATTTTCTTATAAATTAGGGAACTAAAACAGAGAACTCCACTGGGGTTGCTCTATGATTAACTAACCATTTCCAACTTGCCGTCCTAGTCTCAGACAAAAGAAGGGTAATCAAAGGCAGATCAATCTAATCATTCTGCTTTTAGGATTAACACAAACCTTCAATATCAAGAGAGCTAGCTGTATCCGACAAGTGTATTCAGTGTGTGTCGTGATAAGTAGATTCATGGCGGTAGAGGTACTGACAGTGCACAATGTAGGTAAGACGGTCAAGTGTGTGAGTGTATTCGTTGTTTAATATTAGCAGATTCCTCGCTCTAGAGGAACTGACAGTGCACAATGTAGGTAAGGCAGTCGAGTGTGTAAGTTTATTCGTTGTGCAATACTATTTGGTGAGAGCAGAGCAGTGACTTGTAAGGTGGGCTACTAGACTTACACACATCAGAGCAGGGCAGGGCAAAGACGGTTGATCCGCCGCTGAATGGCCTGTATGCAGTAAAATCTTTGTTGCAATTTGCTGACATCATTTCCGTCTGTGTCCAGGTTTTTTTTAAGTAACAAGTATGATAGTATGACCTAGCATAATTTTATGAAAGCCACGCTATAAATCAATATGATTCTAGCCTCTAGCCTATGTAGATTTAATTTTCCTTGTGTAAAATATGAAGTCTATAAATCAATGTGACAAAGGGAAGACTAATTTGCAGTACTCAAACACAATTCTTTCCTAAAAAAATATAGGCTTCAGACCACCTGAACCAACTCAAATACTTGGCATCAGGGCTTTCCAAAACAGTTACAGTGGCAAGTAAACCCACGACATTCTATTGCCCAAAGAGTTTAACTGCTGAAGGTAGAGCCTGGGACAAGCGGAATTAAGTGTCCCTTTGGATCATGCGATTTTAATTCGGTTAATCGGAATCGGAATAGGGATGGGATTgcaatataaaaatatattataatttcaTTCCAATTTCCGGTTGAAATAACACAATCTCAATAATCCCCCGATAGATTTTAACCCAGATTTTGATTGTCTATAACCAGTATTGTCAAAATAATTTTAACCGTAAAATCATATATTTTAAAAAGTAAGCGATTAAGATATATCACATTCACATCAGAAGAAGATGTCTAAATAGGTGATCTCTAAACTATAAGTGTTAAGAGCTTGGAGGGGAATTGAAATGGTCAAAGATCAAAATTAAAAAGTATTAATATTTAGCAAACCCCCTGATATCGCCAATATTTAACCATTTGTATAAAATTCTCCTTTCCAATGACACATTACCCTTACCAAAATATTTAGCCAATCCTATAATATTGACAACATTTGTAACATAATATATCACAAAGTGAAATTCCACGCAATCttctaccatattaacacaaTATATTCTATTTATCACAGATTAAAATGATAATTTTATAGCATTTTTAAAATATGGGTTTGTCTAGTGTGTGCCCATGGACACCTGTTAAACACTAAAACTTATAAAGTTTGGTGTGTTTTGATTGGTATAGTTGTTATAAATACAGGGGGTCCATCATTATTAAGAAATGTTGGTCAATCAAAATAACCCAAAATTACACAAGTTTGTAGTTAATGTATGCTCACGGGCGCATCACGGGAAAAATCTTTAAAATATAGCCAACAAACTTCATTGTTGACCGGTACCTAAGGGTCTTACATAAAATATTAGCAGTATTGGTGATGCTCACACACTTGATAGTTTTGCAAGTAAACATAAAAAAAGGAGGGTAATCAGATTAAAAATTGTATGGGGGAGGTTGAGTGGCCGACAAAAAAACTGATGAAATTAAAGGACTATAAcaacatcatcagcaaaagcAATTAATAAACTGTTGAAGGTGTGGAGCATTAGAAACACGTTTTCAAGGCACGTGTCCCTCGAAAACAGTCCTAACTTGCCTGTTTAAATGCAAATCCCCAACTGTCTACCAGACTCACCCCCATATGTAGTAATTACAAGAGTCCCGCAGACACTGACATTTGATAAGGATATGCATGTCCGGCCCTAGCTACGTTAATACCACCACCACAGTGTGCTTGCGTCACAAACTAACTACATATACACGTTTACTTATTTCTAAGAACTTCTTAGCCCACTAGATAAACAAAAAAGGATGGCAAATGTTGTTGACTCTACTAATTCCTCATCAACAACACATGTTGTTCTTTTCCCCTTCATGTCCAAAGCCCAtacccttcctcttcttcaaCTGGCCCGCCTCTTCCTTGCCCGTGGCGTAACCGTTACTATCATGGCATTCCTGAAGGCGTTGAGAGCACGGACAAACTCCCCTCCATGTCACTCTTTGTACCATTTCTCACTTGCACCATATTAATGAAACCACAGTTTGAAGAAGCATTAGGGGGTTTATCTAATGCTACTTTTATGATCACCAACAGCTTCCTATGCTCGGCCAATAAATTTGGAATTCCACGGCTGGCAATTTATGGTATGAATGCTTTCTCTAATGCTATGTATCAATCTGTAGTACACAGTGGATTGCTCTTCGAGGTCGACTCAGATGATGAATTGTTTGAAGTTTCAGATTTTCCCTGGATTACACTAACAAGAAATGATTTTGATTCACCAATAAAACAGCGCAAACAAGAAGGTCCTTACTCTGAGTTTATCAAGGACATGGTCATTGCTACTAGTAAAAGCTACGGCCTTGTAATAAACAGTTTCTATGAGCTGGAGCCGAAATGCATAGAATATTTACAGCCAAAAGCATGGTCCATTGGACCTCTTTGTTTGGcagaaccaccaaaaactatgACAACCAGCCAAAAGCCTTATTATTTGAAGTGGCTCGATGATAAATTAGACTTAGAGAATGGTAGAAGCTCAGTCCTTTATGTAGCCTTTGGGTCGCAGGCAGAGATATATCGGAACAGGAGCTTCACGAAATTAAAACTGGGCTGGAAAGATCGGGAGTCAATTTTCTGTGGGTGGTAGGGAAAAATGGAAAAGAAGTGGACAATGAGTTCGAAAGAAGAGTAAAGGATAGAGGACTGGTAGTGAGAGACTGGGTTGATCAGATGGCGATACTAAAACATGAAAGTGTAAAAGGCTTTCTGAGTCACTGCGGTTGGAACTCAGTATTACAAAGTATTTGTGCAAAAGTACCGATACTGGGATGGCCAATGATGGCAGAGCAACCACTGAATGTGAGGATGGTGGTAGAGGAGATAAAGGTCGGGTTAAGGGTGGAAACATGTGATGGAACGGTGAGAGGGTTTGTTAAGTGGGAAGGCTTGGCCAAGATGGTGAAGGAATTAATGGAGGGGGAGATGGGGAAGGTGGTAAGGAAAAATGTGGAGGAAATCGGCAAAGTCGCTGCTAAGGTTGTACTTGAAGAAAGTGGATCATCTTGGAAGACTTTAAATGATCTCATCGAGGACATCCATGCATTCAGAAGGAAGAAATCTATGTGAAAGTGTCACACAGCAAGCATACTATTTCTTGCCTTTATATATGTATTAAGTTATCTTTTCATATTGGCATTCATAGTAAGTTCGGAATGAATCTAGCGCCAACTGCCACCAGAGCCCAGAGGCAGATGTAGCAGGAATGAATCTAGTGCCAACTGCCACCAGATGTAGCAGGGTCAGAAGTCATAATATATCTCTTTTTCATGTAATTGGCAGACACATCTCTGTCTTTTCATATATAATagtatttttttttcaaaatactaattaaatattgtttttaaaaaatagaaaataaatataAGAAATATCATTAGAGTAATATAGTGTTTTGATTCCCTATATTTAGGTAATCATTATTTTACTATAAATTTAGGGAAACTGAAACAGAGAACTCTACTGGAGTTGATCTTCCTCTTAGAGAGTTTCTCTCAATCCTGCTGAATGGGACAATTAACTAACAATTGACAACTTGTCGTCCTAGTCTCAGACAAGAGAAATGTAATATAAGGCAGATCAGTCTAATCATTCTGCTTTTGGAACTAACACAAACCTTCAATATCAAGAAAGCTAATTGTATACGACAAATGTATTAAATGGGTGATAAGTAGATCCATGGCTGTACAGGTACCGACAGTGCACAATGTAGGTAAGACGGTCAAGTGTGTAAGTGATTTTCGTTATGTAATATTAGCAGATTCCTCGCTCTAGAGGCACTAGCAGTTCAAAATAAGTCAAAAAAAAAATGATCGACATGGGATAACTGAGAAAATATATCTGTATGACAAGAAATTAGATGAACAATCCAAACAAAACCAGTCAAACCTCACATCCAATAAATGCCATGTTTTTCCTATTTGAAATTTTTTAGCATGCTAAGCATAGCTCAAAATGTCATTTTTCACATAGTAAAAACTTCAGACTATAAATtattttgttcataacatcaaaTATGATTAGTTGCATGCTCCATTACAAGATGTCACAGTGCCAACGAACACATAGATTCAAGAATATATCTTTAAACATCTTAAAGGGAAATGCTATGACATTACATACACAAGTTTATGCTCACTCTAGTCAACTCTTCACGTTGTTGCTCTCCAGTTCCCTCCTCAGCTGCAGAGAGAAGTCATCGCTGACATCATCATCATCCCAATCATCTTCCCATTGTTGTGTtgcttcttttccttctttttcaTCCCACTCTGCCAAAAACAATAAAATAAGCCATTAAATAAATGGACGAGCCAAGGAACTTCTCACTGCTTTCCGGTACTCCACAGGTACCACCAATTGGTGTCTATTTTACAATTTCTTCTCTACAGCACAAGAGACAACCTTGATTTTTAATCGACAGAATATTATCTGATTATCGTTAAAATAACATTTTCTGTTAATCTCAACATGATGCTATCTGAATCTAGCATTTTCAACAACTAATCCCAATCAAACTACCTAAATATGCAGCGAAAATCAACTCCTTGAATAGCCTCTATATATACCAAATAAATACGAAGTCAAAGTGTAAAATTCGAAGAGACTACAACACAGATGATACTACAAAACTGTAGGAATCCAACTTGTTGATGTAATACTTTAATGAGTATTCCAAAATACCCGAAACATTAAATAAGGGTGAATTACGAAGCACAACAGGTGATTACGTAAGCATCTAGCAGAATTAAGTAAGCTTTCAGGgaaaaaaaatattgttgcaatGTCTAGATACTTCTATTTATAAAACAATATTACGATTAGATAAAAGAGTTACAAAACGATAGtcaatatttaaattaatttcatTTTACATAGAGATTCCAATATGATCAATCATAATGGAAAATCTATGATTTATACTTAAACAACACCAAAACAATGATGTTAAAAATGTTAATAATGTGCCCCATACACAAATATTTATGACATTGCAAAAAGGACCCTAATGCAATACCAAAAGCTAGTTTCAGATCTGCACAGATATCAACAAGGTCAGCGCATAGCAAGACTGCAGTCCCAGAAGTTTTACCATTATAGGATTAacaaaaatattataaaaaatcaCAAACTAATCACTTATTTTCCAAAATTTTACTTGGTCCAAAGATTTTGATttcataataaaaataaaaaagtgaCTTCATACAATTtctttattataataaaatacaactcaacagaataataataataataataataataataataataataataataataataataataataataataataataataatatgaatAAACATGTAAATTCGGAGGTTAACTAACATATAAAACAACTCTGCAATTAATTGTAAATTAACTAGTGAGAAATAATTGCACAATAACATTAACTATAATACTAGAGTTTAGAGTACTAGCACGAATTTCTATGGAAATAACTAGAGTTCGGTAAATTTCATGCCTCAAATCTGAGATATATATAATCTAGAACCACTATAAAATACAATATCATTTATGGCATTTTTCTAGTTCAGCGACATGCCATAAAATGCTTATTTTGAAGTAACTTCCATACAATAAGTTTAGAGAACGAGATTGGGAATTTATATCTCTTAGACGTTACACTATCGTTCTACATCCTCTCATGACATCTACACTATTGTCCTACATCCTCTCATGACATCTAAAACAAAAGTAATGTACATATTTACAATAGGGAAATAGTTCGGTCATATATTAATATTTGTTGTTCTTCGCATCCAACAACAAACAAATGACTCAATATCCTCTCATGACATCTAAAACAAAAGTAATGTCTATAATCTATATACAGGGAAAGCAATTAACATTCTAAAAACGCGTAAATAAACTAAAAAAAATTCTCTAAACTTAAAAGcataaaacaaacacaaaattAAATGTGTAGAGTAAAAAATCACCTTCATTAATCTCAAACTCCTCGAACTCATCATCATCTTCGAACAAATCGATCTTAGGTTCTTCAGTGGCTACCTTACTATCCTTCTCCATCTTAATCTAACAACACAGACATAATCAAAAAGTTTACAATTGATCACAAACCCATGCTAACATAAAATCAATACTTAGGCAGTTAATTCAGGTTAATATAAAGTATAGATACAAGTAAATATGTAAATACGAAAAGGAAAATGATGACTTACGATTGTGATGAATACAAGGTCAAAGAAGCACTGCTTTGTTACGCTTCAGATCTCAGTTTGCTTGATGTGCTCAACAACCCTCAAAACTGCCGTGACTTTCTTTTCTATATTTTTACAATTTAAAACtgtattatttttaaattaattattccAACATTAATATATCATCTCTTCTTTATATAATAGGACAACAAGCTGATAATATTTATGAGATTAAAAATTCTTATtaaaaagactaaactacccaaTGTGatttgtgggaatcgaactcgAGATATTTCATTCACCTATACAAACTCATACAACTACATCATATTGCCACATTGTCACATATGATTTTTctcatacacataatatgtaagtgtgctaaattaatattttatttaactttaaagatagttaaTTCAATTCGGCCAAAAAAAAGaaagttacttgaatatttgtatagttaattttaaaatattgaattCCAGATATTAAGTTAGgtatagtacataaatggattattttcttatttattaatcattttttagtttgaaaatatatctcatatatttttaacacattttttattataaaaagaaattaaaatgtacatatattatatttaaaaaaatattgaaaatagaatagcttatatttaaataatctatattgatattacatatttagataaatttgaattataatgagtcaatgtattttagtttatttcgaatttgaaatcagaacttggcccattgttcaaaaaatactccaAATTTGACTAGATGACTTGGCCAAAAAATATCGTCACATtttacgtttagtaaatttaaattacaagttcagcgagaatatcttaccaataatgtgaaattttttaatatcttgtgttaatataaattaaagtATCTGAGGTCTTTATatgatcaagtcaattgattatttgtattaaaattaccaACTTCACCGGTAGCGTattattatttttggaatttgtcccgattttaagaatattcgaaatttgatatgagatctcacgggatttgttaaaactacgatgatatattaaatcgatttatttttcattttcaactttaaaaaaactagatttttaaaaagaattcttttagagaaatattcattgatcaagataatattgtacatatattttaaattattttaatattttgaattattccaGTAAAAGTTATATAtgtactatattgtagcatttgattcaatatattttatattatttaaagaaaaaatatatattgttcaataatttgaagtaattaaccagttcaactgatatttataaaactttatcgaattgaaaaatatttaatttcacgagaatagtatacaatgttatcaaattattatatgaagaaatattagagtcgtaatgaaagaaacttaaaaacggtttaaataacgatataattacaaattttccttcaaattcttgaaaaaatcatgaatattaataataagtcttaaaaatatataatttacttttatgttacaaccatgataGATACTCGGTTGTgtaaaaaatagatatgaattgtttgtcactgataatgtgaataccatatataaattatagcaatttatttattacataaatttaatttttgaataataataaatgcatgttatttaagtaattaattgtctcactagatgttaataatgattatacatgtacataaataagatatttaacatataaataattgaagtcgtcataatttactaagaaataTCCATACGATAATTTAAATGCCAACATACACacaacttaatcttactttgttaacagtagtgtaaataaaaaattaacatTTTCCCATAGATACATatgttgaatttcaaaaactaatatttttctttaaaaccaacttttatattaatagtaatgtaaattttacattattgtatattatgatttcAAGTCATTCTAACATCACTTATGCATTtattatctttttaaattgagtaagttaattttAAGTTAATAGTGAattcagtaataatatagaccagtacatataatttatttacataaaattcaaaatttgttgtcaactctgtattcaacatatatgttaatttttacttttttctttgtaaacatactaacggcattttacagattaagtttaatcgtttcgttaTAAACGTACACTGAGTACcatgtttatattcattcattaaatacaaattatagtaccatgtttatattcattcattaaatacaaattatataacacagacaagaacatatatatatttttcttaatgagatatattagaaacgttatgtaatttgataatgtcttgtacacattgataaacaatcaaTTTGTATTTGATGTACGTCACACATTGTataacatttacaaataagaaaataacTAAGAGTAACTCCAACAACCACCTTATTGCATGTTCATTATAATAACTAGCCTAATAGCCCGTGCAAGGCACAGGCCATTTTCTAGTCGGGTTCTGAGAAGTTGTTTTTTGTAAAGGCCTATGTACCGTATGAGAGTTTGTCATTTCACTACAGCAATTGGTTGTTGTCTAGAAGTTGTTAATGTTACAAAGCGTACATGATTACAGCAGGTTGTTAAGTTGCGCAAAGTGTCCCTTCAAAATAGAAGAATGTTTTATTTTTGTATATATCCAATATATTTGTAAATTTGTAGCTATGTTGTTTTATGCAAGTTTATAGAAGTTATATTTTGATGTAGCacattaaaaaattatattatattttatgaaaattctaaatataaaaatttattacATCCTCCCCTTTTTTGTTTCGGTTAGACTTCTTGCAATAACAGTTACACGAATTTATTTACTTTATTGATGCGTTAATCGATGAAAATGTCTTTAGACACCTTGGATACTGTGTATTCCTTACATCCTTGAATAATATCGTATGGTGTGATCTCAAGATGAAAGGCACAATGTTTCCCGATGATGTCCTTGACGGCCGAAGGGATTGTCGTCAT
This sequence is a window from Apium graveolens cultivar Ventura chromosome 9, ASM990537v1, whole genome shotgun sequence. Protein-coding genes within it:
- the LOC141686988 gene encoding UDP-glycosyltransferase 90A1-like, which produces MEYDDDSGSSSTTHVVLFPFMAKGHTIPLLQLARLILARGAAVTIFTTPANHLFISTNTAASIITLPFPKNIHGIPEGVESTDKLPSMSLFVPFVTCTKLMKPHFEEALGGLADVTFMVTDGFLGWTLDSANKFGIPRLATYGFNAFATAIHRSLEACRVLFEVQSDDELFDVPDFPWIKLTRNDFNSPMKDPEPEGPHFEFLKEMLTATSNSYGLIVNSFYELEPKFIEYLNSKSQPKAWSIGPLCFAQPPKTTITSQKTPYLKWLDEKLENGRSSVLYVAFGSQADISKEQLHEIKKGLENSGVNFLWVVGNNGKEVDNEFERRVKGRGLVVRDWVDQMAILKHESVKGFLSHCGWNSVLESICAKVPILGWPMMAEQPLNTRMVVEEIKIGLRVETCDGTVRGFVKWEGLDKMVKELMEGELGKVVRKNVEEIGDAAAKAVLEEGGSSSKTLDDLIEDIHAFRKKKSV